In Gallus gallus isolate bGalGal1 chromosome Z, bGalGal1.mat.broiler.GRCg7b, whole genome shotgun sequence, one DNA window encodes the following:
- the HTR1A gene encoding 5-hydroxytryptamine receptor 1A: MDVANNTTSPERSPEGEGGPGLAEVTLGYQLLTSLLLGTLILCAVSGNACVIAAIALERSLQTVANYLIGSLAVTDLMVSVLVLPMAALYQVLNKWTLGQVICDIFISLDVLCCTSSILHLCAIALDRYWAITDPIDYVNKRTPRRAAVLISLTWLIGFLISIPPMLGWRTPEDRSNPDACTISKDHGYTIYSTFGAFYIPLLLMLVLYGRIFKAARFRIRKTVKKAEKKKIADTCLTLSPAALQKKSNGEPGKGWRRTVEPRSGACVNGAVRQGEDGAALEVIEVQRCSSSSKTHLPLPSEACGSPPPPSFERRNEKNTEAKRRMALSREKKTVKTLGIIMGTFILCWLPFFIVALVLPFCDSKCYMPEWLGAVINWLGYSNSLLNPIIYAYFNKDFQSAFKKIIKCKFCRQ; the protein is encoded by the coding sequence aTGGATGTGGCCAACAACACTACCTCCCCAGAACGCTCCCCCGAGGGGGAAGGTGGCCCCGGTCTCGCCGAGGTGACCCTGGGCTACCAGCtgctcacctccctgctcctgggCACGCTCATCCTGTGCGCCGTGAGCGGCAACGCCTGCGTGATCGCTGCCATCGCCCTGGAGCGCTCCCTGCAAACCGTGGCCAACTATCTCATCGGCTCGCTGGCCGTCACCGACCTCATGGTGTCCGTGCTGGTGCTGCCCATGGCGGCCCTCTACCAGGTGCTGAACAAGTGGACTCTGGGGCAGGTCATCTGCGATATCTTCATCTCGCTGGacgtgctgtgctgcacctcTTCCATCCTGCACCTGTGCGCCATCGCCTTGGACAGGTACTGGGCCATCACGGACCCCATCGACTATGTCAACAAGCGAACTCCCCGCCGGGCCGCCGTGCTCATCAGCCTGACCTGGCTCATCGGCTTCTTGATATCCATCCCGCCCATGCTGGGCTGGAGGACACCCGAGGACCGCTCAAATCCTGACGCCTGCACCATCAGCAAGGACCACGGGTACACCATCTACTCCACCTTCGGCGCCTTCTACATCCCGCTGCTCCTCATGCTGGTGCTCTACGGCCGCATCTTCAAAGCAGCCCGCTTCAGGATCCGCAAGACAgtcaagaaagcagaaaagaagaaaatcgCCGACACTTGCCTCACCCTCTCCCCGGCCGccctgcagaagaaaagcaacgGGGAGCCCGGCAAGGGCTGGCGACGGACTGTGGAGCCCCGGAGCGGTGCGTGTGTCAACGGCGCGGTGCGACAGGGTGAGGACGGGGCGGCCCTGGAGGTCATAGAGGTCCagcgctgcagcagctcctccaagACTCACCTGCCGCTGCCCAGCGAAGCTTGcggctccccgccgcccccctccTTCGAGAGGCGCAACGAGAAGAACACGGAGGCCAAGCGGAGGATGGCTCTGTCCCGGGAGAAGAAGACTGTCAAGACCCTGGGCATCATTATGGGCACCTTCATCCTCTGCTGGTTGCCGTTCTTCATCGTGGCGTTGGTCCTGCCCTTTTGTGACAGTAAGTGCTACATGCCCGAGTGGCTGGGGGCAGTCATCAACTGGCTGGGCTACTCCAACTCCCTCCTTAACCCCATCATCTATGCCTACTTCAACAAAGACTTCCAAAgtgcttttaagaaaattatCAAGTGCAAATTTTGCCGGCAGTGA